From Geotalea uraniireducens Rf4:
CGGCGGGCTTCCTGGTGGCGGCCGGAGAATACCTGCGCGAGCATCACGGCGATTTGTTCCATAATGAAAAGCTGAAGAAGCACTTCAACGAAAAGCTCTTCAACGGCTTCGACTTCGACTCCACCATGCTCCGCATCGCCAGCATGAACATGATGCTGCACGGTGTGGAGAACCCGGCCATCGAGGCGCGGGATTCGCTTTCCAGTGCTGCCGACATAGCAGATGCATATACCCTGATTTTAGCCAATCCTCCCTTCAAGGGGTCGCTGGATGAGGATACCGTCGCCAAGGACCTGCTGCGTACGGTCAAGACCAAGAAGACCGAGCTGCTGTTCATCGCTCTGATGCTGCGGCTGTTGAAGCCGGGCGGGCGCTGTGCGGTGATTGTTCCGGACGGGGTGCTGTTCGGCTCCAGTAAGGCGCACCTGGACCTGCGCAAGATACTGGTGGACGGCCACAAGCTGGAGGCGATGATCTCCATGCCCTCCGGTGTGTTCCGCCCCTATGCGGGGGTCTCCACCGGAATACTGATCTTCACCAAGACCAACTCCGGCGGCACGGATCATGTCTGGTTTTACGACATGCAGGCCGATGGCTTCTCGCTGGATGACAAGCGCAATCCGGTGGAGCAGAACGATATTCCCGATGTAGTAGAGTCGTGGCTTCGGCTCCGCTCAGCCACCGGGCTTCTCTCAACTGCCGGGCAGGTCGAAGGTGGTACGCTGAGCGGAGTCGAAGCGGGACGTACCGCCAAATCCTTCCTCGTCTCGGTGCAGGAGATTCGCGACAACAAGTACGACCTCTCCATCAACCGTTACAAGAAAGTGGAGCATGAGGAGGTGGCCTACGAGCCGCCGCAGGTTATCATTGCCCGGTTGGAGGCGCTGGAGCGGGAGATTGCCGGGGAGTTGGCGGAGTTGGCCCTTCGACTCCGCTCAGGGAACGATTAAGGTCTGGCTTCGGCTCC
This genomic window contains:
- a CDS encoding type I restriction-modification system subunit M, producing the protein MLTGENKAKIDKIWDAFWTGGISDSLRVIEQMSYLLFIKRLDDLHTAKEKKANRLGKPIEEPIFGPKQDHLRWSRFREFEAGEMFRVVSQEVFPFIKNLHGNEESAYARHMKDAIFMIPTPSLLERVVEQISQVPMEDRDTKGDLYEYMLSKLTTAGRNGQFRTPRHIIKMMVELMQPRPDDIICDPACGTAGFLVAAGEYLREHHGDLFHNEKLKKHFNEKLFNGFDFDSTMLRIASMNMMLHGVENPAIEARDSLSSAADIADAYTLILANPPFKGSLDEDTVAKDLLRTVKTKKTELLFIALMLRLLKPGGRCAVIVPDGVLFGSSKAHLDLRKILVDGHKLEAMISMPSGVFRPYAGVSTGILIFTKTNSGGTDHVWFYDMQADGFSLDDKRNPVEQNDIPDVVESWLRLRSATGLLSTAGQVEGGTLSGVEAGRTAKSFLVSVQEIRDNKYDLSINRYKKVEHEEVAYEPPQVIIARLEALEREIAGELAELALRLRSGND